The stretch of DNA ATGTGCCAGGACTTAATTATACAAATGAAAGAATCGAATGCCTCGTTCATACATATTAAGGGCTTCTCTACTAAGTATTAGGTTTTCCTTATAAAGCACTGGATATTACTTACAAATCAACTTTACACAAATCTACATTCAGAGTGTTAACTTCATAACTAACCTAAACTGTAAATTTCTTAACAAAATATGCATCTCATCATTTTAGCGCAATTATTCCTTAAATCAACACATACTGATGTAGAAACACATAAAACCAATTATCTTTCATACCGGAGAGCCAACACAACgtagaaaatatttataagacATACCAGTTTGCCAACATTCTTGATTGCCAGCTGTTCCTGTGTCatgttttcttcttcttctaaGGCCTGTGgattaaaacaatttgtatgtGATTAAAACTAACTAGACAGTGATATAACCTTATACTGACACTGCACAATCCTGGATACTACGACGGTAGCAGTCCATTCATTCTTTGTAGAGCACACTCTTTAACAGTGACGTAATAGAAATCTTGAACTCGGAAGAAAATTGAATGAAACCACGTAAATGATGAAATCTGCAATGATTTACATAACACTCGTTATTATGGAAAAAATTCCAAACCTAAGActccatattttgtttattaaggTACCGTATGTGATTTCGTTGTTTGTACAATGTGTGTTGTGATAACTACAATCCCTATATAATTACCTTATGATAATTTTTAGCCAGTTCTAACATCTCGTTCACTGTGATTTCACTGTTTGTACAATGTTGTGTTGTGATAACTACAATCCTATATAATTACCTTATGATAATTTTTAGCCAGGTCTAACATCTCGTTCACTGTGATTTCGTTGTTTGTACAATGTGTGTTGTGATTAGCTACCAtccttatataattaccttATGATAATTTTTAGCCAGTTTTAACATCTCCTTGACTGTGTTTTCGTTGTTTGTACAATGTGTGTTGTGATTAGCTACAATCCCTATATAATTACCTTATGATAATTTTTAGCCAGTTTTAACATCTCCTTGACTGTGATTTCGTTGTTTGTACAATGTGTGATGTGATAACTACAATCCctatataattatcttttgataatttttagcCAGTTTTAACATCTCGTTCACTGTGATTTCGTTGTTTGTACAATGTGTGTTGTGATTAGCTACCATCCCTATATAATTACCTTATGATAATTTTTAGCCAGTTCTAACATCTCCTTGACTGTGATTTCGTTGTTTGTACAATGTGTGTTGTGATAACTACAATCCCTATATAATTATCTTATGATAATTTTTAGCCAGTTCTAACATCTCCTTCactttgtgattttgttgtttgtacaatGTGTGTTGTGATAACTACAATCCCTATATAATTACCTTATGATAATTTTTAGCCAGTTCTAACATCTCCTTCACTGTGATTTCGTTGTTTGTACAATGTGTGTTGTGATTAGCTACAATCCCTATATAATTACCTTATGATAATTTTTAGCCAGTTCTAACATCTCCTTGACTGTGATTTCGTTGTTTGTACAATGTGTGTTGTGATTAGCTAAAATCCCTATATAATTACCTTATGATAATTTTTAGCCAGTTTTAACATCTCCTTGACTGTGATTTCGTTGTTTGTACAATGTGTGATGTGATAACTACAATCCctatataattatcttttgataatttttagcCAGTTTTAACATCTCGTTCACTGTGATTTCGTTGTTTGTACAATGTGTGTTGTGATTAGCTACCATCCCTATATAATTACCTTATGATAATTTTTAGCCAGTTCTAACATCTCCTTGACTGTGATTTCGTTGTTTGTACAATGTGTGTTGTGATTAGCTACCATCCCTATATAATTACCTTATGATAATTTTTAGCCAGTTCTAACATCTCCTTGAATGTGTTTTCGTTGTTTGTACAATGTGTGTTGTGATTAGCTACCATCCCTATATAATTATCTTATGGTAATTTTTAGCCAGTTCTAACATCTCCTTGAATGTGTTTTCGTTGTTTGTACAATGTGTATTGTGATTAGCTACAATCCCTATATAATTACCTTATGATAATTTTTAGCCAGTTCTAACATCTCCTTGAATGTGTTTTCGTTGTTTGTACAATGTGTGTTGTGATTAGCTACCATCCCTATATAATTATCTTATGGTAATTTTTAGCCAGTTTTAACATCTCGTTCActgtgattttgttgtttgtacaatGTGTATTGTGATTAGCTACAATCCCTATATAATTACCTTATGATAATTTTTAGCCAGTTCTAACATCTCCTTCACTGTGCATTTCGTTGTTTGTACAATGTGTGTGTTGTGATACAATGTAACTACAATCCCTATATAATTACCTTATGATAATTTTTAGCCAGTTCTAACATCTCCTTCACTTTGTGATTTCGTTGTTTGTAATATGTGTGTTGTGATTAGCTACCATCCCTATATAATTACCTTATGATAATTTTTAGCCAGTTCTAACATCTCCTTGAATGTGTTTTCGTTGTTTGTACAATGTGTGTTGTGATTAGCTACCATCCCTATATAATTATCTTATGGTAATTTTTAGCCAGTTCTAACATCTCCTTGAATGTGTTTTCGTTGTTTGTACAATGTGTGTTGTGATTAGCTACCATCCCTATATAATTATCTTATGGTAATTTTTAGCCAGTTTTAACATCTCGTTCActgtgattttgttgtttgtacaatGTGTATTGTGATTAGCTACAATCCCTATATAATTACCTTATGATAATTTTTAGCCAGTTCTAACATCTCGTTCACTGTGTTTTCGTtgtttgtataatgtgtgttgTGATTAGCTACCATCCCTATATAATTATCTTATGGTAATTTTTAGCCAGTTTTAACATCTCGTTCActgtgattttgttgtttgtacaatGTGTATTGTGATTAGCTACAATCCCTATATAATTACCTTATGATAATTTTTAGCCAATTCTAACATCTCGTTCACTGTGTTTTCGTtgtttgtataatgtgtgttgTGATTAGCTACCATCCCTATATAATTATCTTATGGTAATTTTTAGCCAGTTTTAACATCTCGTTCActgtgattttgttgtttgtacaatGTGTATTGTGATTAGCTACAATCCCTATATAATTACCTTATGATAATTTTTAGCCAGTTCTAACATTTCCTTGACTGTGTTTTCGTTGTTTGTACAATGTGTGTTGTAGTCCTGGAGTGATAGGCCATCCACCCAACTCTTCTTGTGTAAGTTTAACAGCATCtacagaggtcaaggtcatctgttaGTTATGTAATATCATTTTCAAGGTCTTATGTTGAAAACACCTTGATCAATATAAacatgtcaaggtcacaaatttgctgaaatttggcttcaAAATGAATTGTGTTGTTAGGTCATACAACTCTTATTATCATTCttaaatagacatattttttaacAAGAACAAAACCGTTATCACATTTTCTCCTGAACATTGAAGATATAAAATTGAACTGgttttcaattttataatataatattaagtTTCTAGTTTTTTTCAGTGTTACCTTTTGTTCAAGTTCATTTTTCCTGTAGTTGATGGCAATGGAATAATAATGTCTGTTGAGTCCGTGTATCAAAGCCTGAAACACAAAGTAATGGCTACAGGGCTAATATCACAAGAGGCCAAGATGGCCTGTATGGCCACTCACCTGGATGTTACAATGATAAGGACTCACTCAAACATTTCTACAAACCTTTCCCTGttttaataaatgtaacaaCACAATTGAAAGATGTTGAATTACTTAATATATCAATTAGTTTTCTGAGCAAATGAACTTTAAATTCATATGAAACTGATAAAACAAGAACAAAGCATTAAATACACACAAGGTGCTCCTATAGCTACCTGCGCAATAGACCCTTCAGGAGTTGGAGGAATGACGCCATAGGATCATTACTAGCCAATATCAATGTCAGACCGGCTATGGTATTAGTCTTATTCCTTGAATTCCCTCCAACTAGTGATGCTAACAGTCAAATATAAGTGGCAAAGATTCAATAGTTCTGCACCTACACAGGGGGTCAAACATTGTTTGATAGGTAATTTTACAGGCTTCTGTTTAGCATACGGCCCTTCTAACAAACTACAATGTCACATTCAGCCAAACAAAATCCTATACCCTGCCCAGGTGCTGTTTTTTGGGTGAAAATCCTGTGGTTTTTCTTCATTAGATTTTTACTTAAGTGGGGGCAGTAATATGATTCTAGCAGCGAGGCGTCTAACAAACTGACTAGGTATAATAGCTATCAGTCAGATGGGGACAGTGACATGATTCTAGCAGCAAGACGTCTAACAGACCTAGACAGATACCAACCTGTATTGAGGGTTTGTGAAGATGTCCGAGATTTGATGTTGTTTGTCGCGGTTCCTGGCCCAGAACCATCATGTTTGGATTGATGAGACGGAAAGCATCGATGACAACCTGTTGAGGAAAACATACTTACTGTACTATTCATACTGTGAGCATTATTATCCTCAACATTACTATCAAACACATAGTGGAACTTATTCAGCCCTGTTAATCAATACTGTTTTTTTAAGTAATTGATCACATCGCTAAAAAAATTCTGTTATTCTCTTCATAAAGAACTCCAATACATCAGTtttgagataccaaaatgacTTAAGTTAAGTATGACTACCACCAATAAGttccaccttccagtgattctaccatcatattttgaactttatTGTACTCAGCTCACATCTCAATATACTATATTCCCCAAAACCCAGATAAAACACACCTTCTTTTAGATAAGTGGGAACATCAGTTATAAAAGACCAAATCATGATACAGTGGAACCTctcgaaaccgatcatggtcggtgcatataatttcggccggtttagagacgGTTcagtttggagaagtgaaccaaataccgatcattacgatccgtagttaatcgatcggaagtcgttttttacactaGTGTACCGCATGTGTGcatagtgttcgttaaaaccgaccgatattgattgttaatgtgaatgttatcacaaaagagagaatcatacgtttaaaaggaatggattccaacaatcttgactttgttaccgcttataaacgtagtttagttagttagttgcgtgaatgttcttggggatgttctcgtctgcactaaCCTACATGCATATGCACATGGCCGATCGCTTGCGGTTACGTctagaatcaaattatatggtctaattacacgatgtaaactattaaattttgcaataatgatattaacaaagatattttacaatgcgtgattgaatatatatgccaaactaaaatatttgatttctgataaacatattttatatacatgtatcatagccCTCTGCATATATAAGCAAACAAAAACAAGTAACAAGTACCCATATCTAATTACTTGATAGTCAAAATACTATCTAGCAGTGCAATTAAACATCTAAActattgtatatgttaatatttatttctaatttactcTAAACTATCCTGGCTGGATGGATACTGAATACTGTTTATCGAATATTGAGAATCttttatactataataattatctaattgaaTAATCAAACTGTACATATTAGAACCATAAATGTTGGTTAACTCcaattgtataaaaaattgcattcaatctcctaccaattttttttttttcatattcaactgAAGACAAAATGCTCATTTGTTGTCAGactttcatatatatattccaaAGGGATGGGTCATTGTGCATAAGCACGGGGactttttggcctaatatctcatggtgtgtatgtatgttagtcTGTCAATAAATGAGCATGATTCTTATCCCTATCCAAAAACTACAATCACTAGGAATATGAAATCCAAATAACTAAACTTgttctgaaacattttctataaaaaataaaattggagttatccccctttaattagtaattattaatattattatcactatactgtaattaattcgatttatttgtatatataaatatatgtattaattaattgcagaatgaattcatgtttatattttaaaataagatctggagaggacttaaataggcgtagcctgatgtctgatcctattgatgtacataatatcaataaaatattgttgaaattgaaattacacgatgatcagtcgatgccggtcattatatgacatactcattttctaaaacaatacatggcttcggcttcttcaaacagataatttacgttatccgacaactacatgtaaataaaaaaaacctgtgtGATTTGATTACGAAACtatctctttattactagctctgcttgttttcctacagtaaacaaaccgcgtgcacgtggtagaccttcgttaaatatctaaacaatagacagggtTAAATAATTAAACACCATCTCGGGtaccgtgtacctatagccttcacatctgtatacatgccccaggacatggcatgcgacaactatggtacaggtacgtgtgtatttcacggtcggttgatcagacctcaatgcaatttattggtgtcgctcaggtaaggccggttttcagaggcgtattttagttacatttgactattccgatctcaaaatcggtccggtattcagaattgggagggatcggttttgggaagttttatatactattaagaAAGAGGAATtaattccgtacatgacatccatgttcggtttctagaggtgatcggttttgagaaggttcggttatGGGAAGTTCCAATGTATTATTTTAAGTAACGCCATGATGAAAACTTATGAacagtatataatataaaccCCACCTTTCCTTTGACACTCTGAATGGGATCGACGACCACAGCCACAGCTCGCTCTGACAGGGCCTCGAAACTCTGCTGTGTGTTTATGTCTACACCTGACAGCCAACAGCCAAACCCAGGATGTGAATGGTACCATCCAACCACCATCTCAGGTCTACAGAACACATCAGAACAATGTTATTATTTAAGATacatgtgtaatgtctacctgGTATTAAATACAAGTGTTATTAATTATTGCtttgaaaatttcataaatgaTAATCATATTTTGCGGAGAATTTAGACAACAGCaatttatgtaggatttttAAAGCAAGTCCAAAAAGCTAATTTTCCTACTTAGATGGGTCCAAATGGAAAGAAATATAATAGAGGGctccaaaatttgaaaaaaaaaaaaaaaaaaaaatgggtcTTATAAAATTACAGTAAACAAAAACCTGTGTATTGCAGTCACATGGCCAGTAAAATATGAATTTCCTAAAATAATACACTTTTATCCATGAaaatggctatatatatatataagcgtAAATTCTGTTCACTTTTTTCACTTACCTGCCTGTCTGTTTTAACATGTCCAACATCTTAGCCTGGAACACTGGATCTACAGCTTCTACACTCACTCCCTGTAATCAGGCAAAGGGATACATTTACTAAATTCAAGACATGAATTCAGGTCAAAATAACGGAAAAGGATTTGGGGAAAATGCTTGTAAATGCAACTTCTTTTGTAATACAAAACgtaaattttcttttatcatcgttaatatcaattttcatttatttttgttataaattgaaaataaaattgtattacaTGTCCTAGCCTAAAGTTAAACTTCACTAATAGCTGATAATTAATTCTTAGACTAATTAACATATTTGTTCTGTACTCGGTAATTCAAACGCTTAAATGACCCACAAAGGTTTCGAACTTACTGTTCCTGACTGGGGCATGGCAAACACATCAATGACCCGGACTGTGTAGTCGTCTACGAACTCTCCCAACATCAGCCCCATCACTTCCATGGGGACACCAGCTCGACCGTGCTTAAGCATCTAAAACAAAAATGAGCAGTTGTAATTATTAATGATATCATATATTGATTACAGAATAATTtttcatacagtaaaacacggtttaATATAATGAACCTTTGGgaaccaacaaaatcactttgttacatgtatataaacatagtTTACAAATTTCAATCTGCTTTGTGGGAAAAGAAATTTTTTCGAAGGGTGTTAATGTAGCAcatatatgacgtcatgtgactaccccAAGGAACGATAACAGCATTTCACATTTGCAGGCTATTCCCAACCTCCTGGGTACTTAAATAAATGATTGATgattaaatcaacaaaatatctcATTCATTGAGATGATgacattttcagaatttttctGGTACAGCATTAACTACCATGCCAAACCGTAGTGACAAAGGCTCAATTTGATCGCTGAAGACTATATCATAATTCAAATCATGATATGAATGTTTCAGATTGCtttgaataattaaatatataattaccttgAGGAGAGCTAGTGATGATATATACACCTGTTCTGCTGTGTCAACGGCCGGGGCATCTGTAGGAGGAGCTCCCtgtacacaaacatatacattctaaaattgtgatttttacaaatattcacATTGGTAAGCAATGAATGAGAATCAGTATCAATCTTACTAATTTAATTAAAAGGTACATTTAAACGACATTCATCCAGGGTGTCTTAAATTTACAGAATTCCTGATTTTGTGCAAATCCAAAAATATCTGATTGTAATTTGTTTACTTGAGGGCAAAACTGATTACAGGTTTTTGAGTAGGCACTGATTTTATAGGGACGTTCTGTACCgttaccagaaacataaatatttttttttgtatggccCAATGTAATGAAGCTCCTGGTAAGCCAATTTCTGATCGGATGTTATTTAAAAACGTTCTATTTCATAAGTGTCTTCTTGTGCTAAACCTTGAACATTGTTGGATTATCAACAGTAATTAGTTACCTGTCCGAGTCCTGGCATACCACCTCCTAACCGTAAAAGTCTCTCCATTGTGTTTCTTTTGTGatttgataataatataacCTAAAAATAGAAAAGTGTCATGCATATACCCAGGTAGTGATTACCAGTACTGAATTTAGTTCTGATACAGTAATTATTGCTCATGTGACAAATGAATTGAACATGGATACGGGGATTTCAGCTGTATAGTCAGACAGTTAGCTTTTATGACTATGCAGTTGAGTGTTGGTACTTTTTACCGAAGTGAAACAATGTTGAGTGTGGCATTCTCTTCGATAGGTGACCGTTCTTTTGGTTAAAAGCTGTTGGCTACGTTATGGCACGTTAATACTTAATTCTAATATTTTGTAGGAGCCTGGGGCCTTGGATATTGGgctataatttttaaaaaatgacccatttatttcagaaaattatccaatattattgtttgttttaagtcCTTTTAGTATTTTCTACAATGTTGAATTTAACGTTAACCAAGAATGACAGGGTAGCATATCTATTTTGCCAAAGTGATCCCTaagtatcaaattaaatattattgCATGTTATCAACATTCAATCGTTCAAAACGATATCATAATATACACAAGAAGTATATCAGGTCATAAAAATCGTGTTATGACAGCGAAACACGGTCAAACACCACGTTTGTTGATCATGACAATGCTATTTCGTTTGTGGGTACATTCGTAGTTTCAAAATCAGGTCATACAAACGCAGTTTTCACCAGCACAAGATTCTAACATACAAATTGGTCGGTAGTTTACACATAAGTATAAAAAAACTTGCATAATTCTAAATAATAACAGTGGAAAATCGAATAAATCACCTGCTTTCAACCGGTCCAACTTGCAAAATTTCACCGGAAGTAAATTGTGAATACTAAAATTAGAGGGAAGTAGACAGTTTCCGTTTATTTTTTTCCGGAAACTGTTTTTATTAGTAGTCGCAATATCATGAACCTTTGATAATAACATAGACCTCTATTAATGAAGatataaagatattaaaaaaaaacgtcAGTAATAGTTATTAATAAaccatatttttaattaaaatcattaatttgagaacacgattacataataggatacgaacagtaaagCCATACAGGTACATTGCTCGTTTTTTTAAACGACATATGTTGTAATACATAAAATATGAGATGTATTATAATATGTCATTTCTTAAATGAGCCAGGTACCTATGGTTTACCTAACCAGGCATcatcgatacttcaggggttccgatcacttacgatctgtacacccctggactaccttatgtaatggataatttccgaaaacctgtccgttattagagagaatggatagTACCGAGCCCGCAGGGCGAGGTacaatccattctctctaataatggacagtttgAGGAATTTATCCTACTTAAAACCCATCATACCACTACTCACTACCTTGCGTACCCTGTTTGAGAAATGGGACATCCCATTTCAGGAATAGCACAGGTGTGACAAATAATGGAGTAACAGTGTTGAGATGCATGCATaatcatttagttttacacCTTTGGAGGTACAACAGTGTTTTTGAACATGTCGGATAGTGATATTACCTTGCCCGACAATCATTTAGGGATGTACGAAGCTGTGATTCAGATGATATAACGTTCTAACTGGAGTAATGGTGTGCCTGTTTAAAGTGACCAATTTATTCGCACAAGGACAGGTGCATTGTCTaactttacatcaaatacatacaagcaaggtgagttttccctacaatttaaacataactGTTTTTCCTAAAAAATATCGACCATACGcatgttatagatatgataaaacaaatccATATCTGATTGCTATGATAGCATTGCACTGGTATACtgtgaaacctgtctaatccgacaccACGTGGGAGCAACTTGTTTGGTCAGATTATTCAGGGTGTAGGAAAGTCAGATACTATTGTATACTATTGTTGCTATTGTTGAATACGGAACAGTTACAAATAGGATGTAGGGAAagcaggtgtcagattagacaggtttcgctcttaagtatattatgtttaaccATAATCATCAGAGTACCCGCGGACATGATTTGAAAGTGTACAAAGAGCATTCAAGGCTGTGCGTGAGAAAACACTCGTTTACCCAGAGAGTCGTGAATACTTGGAACAGTC from Argopecten irradians isolate NY chromosome 15, Ai_NY, whole genome shotgun sequence encodes:
- the LOC138308903 gene encoding 26S proteasome non-ATPase regulatory subunit 14 isoform X1 encodes the protein MERLLRLGGGMPGLGQGAPPTDAPAVDTAEQVYISSLALLKMLKHGRAGVPMEVMGLMLGEFVDDYTVRVIDVFAMPQSGTGVSVEAVDPVFQAKMLDMLKQTGRPEMVVGWYHSHPGFGCWLSGVDINTQQSFEALSERAVAVVVDPIQSVKGKVVIDAFRLINPNMMVLGQEPRQTTSNLGHLHKPSIQALIHGLNRHYYSIAINYRKNELEQKMLLNLHKKSWVDGLSLQDYNTHCTNNENTVKEMLELAKNYHKALEEEENMTQEQLAIKNVGKLDPKRHLEEHVDVLMTTNIVQCLGAMLHTVVFK
- the LOC138308903 gene encoding 26S proteasome non-ATPase regulatory subunit 14 isoform X2 yields the protein MLKHGRAGVPMEVMGLMLGEFVDDYTVRVIDVFAMPQSGTGVSVEAVDPVFQAKMLDMLKQTGRPEMVVGWYHSHPGFGCWLSGVDINTQQSFEALSERAVAVVVDPIQSVKGKVVIDAFRLINPNMMVLGQEPRQTTSNLGHLHKPSIQALIHGLNRHYYSIAINYRKNELEQKMLLNLHKKSWVDGLSLQDYNTHCTNNENTVKEMLELAKNYHKALEEEENMTQEQLAIKNVGKLDPKRHLEEHVDVLMTTNIVQCLGAMLHTVVFK